In the genome of Pristis pectinata isolate sPriPec2 chromosome 10, sPriPec2.1.pri, whole genome shotgun sequence, one region contains:
- the tbpl1 gene encoding TATA box-binding protein-like 1 isoform X2, producing MEPDNDIALDILITNVVCVFKTRCHLNLRKIALEGTNVIYKRDVGVLMKLRKPRITATIWSSGKIICTGATSEEDAKTGARRLARLLQKLGFQVKFAGYKVVNVLAVCTMPFEIRLPEFTKKNRPVASYEPELHPAASYRIKALKATLQIFSTGSITITAPSIQCVATAVEQTYPLIFESRKMIK from the exons ATGGAACCAGACAATGACATTGCACTGGATATTTTGATAACAAATGTGGTCTGTGTCTTTAAAACAAGATGCCATTTAAATCTGCGAAAGATTGCACTGGAAGGAACAAATGTGATCTACAAAAGAGATGTTGGG GTGTTAATGAAACTGAGAAAACCCAGGATAACAGCAACTATTTGGTCTTCAGGGAAAATTATATGCACTGGAGCTACAAG TGAAGAAGATGCAAAAACTGGTGCTCGAAGACTAGCCCGTCTTCTGCAGAAACTGGGTTTTCAG GTAAAGTTTGCTGGTTATAAAGTTGTCAACGTTCTGGCTGTATGTACTATGCCATTTGAAATAAGGCTACCAGAATTCACCAAAAAGAATCGTCCAGTTGCAAG CTATGAACCAGAACTTCATCCTGCAGCATCTTACAGAATTAAAGCATTAAAGGCTACACTTCAAATCTTTTCAACGGGCAGTATAACAATTACAG CACCCAGTATACAGTGCGTTGCTACTGcagtggaacaaacctatccattGATTTTTGAGTCCAGAAAGATGATCAAATAA
- the tbpl1 gene encoding TATA box-binding protein-like 1 isoform X1, whose product MEPDNDIALDILITNVVCVFKTRCHLNLRKIALEGTNVIYKRDVGKVLMKLRKPRITATIWSSGKIICTGATSEEDAKTGARRLARLLQKLGFQVKFAGYKVVNVLAVCTMPFEIRLPEFTKKNRPVASYEPELHPAASYRIKALKATLQIFSTGSITITAPSIQCVATAVEQTYPLIFESRKMIK is encoded by the exons ATGGAACCAGACAATGACATTGCACTGGATATTTTGATAACAAATGTGGTCTGTGTCTTTAAAACAAGATGCCATTTAAATCTGCGAAAGATTGCACTGGAAGGAACAAATGTGATCTACAAAAGAGATGTTGGG AAGGTGTTAATGAAACTGAGAAAACCCAGGATAACAGCAACTATTTGGTCTTCAGGGAAAATTATATGCACTGGAGCTACAAG TGAAGAAGATGCAAAAACTGGTGCTCGAAGACTAGCCCGTCTTCTGCAGAAACTGGGTTTTCAG GTAAAGTTTGCTGGTTATAAAGTTGTCAACGTTCTGGCTGTATGTACTATGCCATTTGAAATAAGGCTACCAGAATTCACCAAAAAGAATCGTCCAGTTGCAAG CTATGAACCAGAACTTCATCCTGCAGCATCTTACAGAATTAAAGCATTAAAGGCTACACTTCAAATCTTTTCAACGGGCAGTATAACAATTACAG CACCCAGTATACAGTGCGTTGCTACTGcagtggaacaaacctatccattGATTTTTGAGTCCAGAAAGATGATCAAATAA